In the Salvelinus fontinalis isolate EN_2023a chromosome 34, ASM2944872v1, whole genome shotgun sequence genome, one interval contains:
- the LOC129832722 gene encoding interferon alpha-6-like, with the protein MAIQTITWMSAFLCLVQVFSMPMPCQLQGQLVRTTHNLLRDMGGHFPLECLQENVVMSFPATAFAASGAPQLSSSGAKAIYETLKNIDTLFGTDEQPTMWDQQKLEYFQNIIYRQIEESKCMMDSVDTSDYPIRAEGLKTYFGNIAAVLKEKNFSYCAWEVVRKELLYTLEFILKHNSDSLLWSNRS; encoded by the exons ATGGCAATTCAGACTATCACTTGGATGAGCGCCTTCCTCTGCCTCGTGCAAGTTTTCTCGATGCCCATGCCTTGCCAGCTACAAGGACAGCTGGTGCGaacaacccacaacctactgaGAGACAtg GGGGGTCATTTTCCTCTAGAGTGCCTGCAGGAGAATGTCGTCATGTCATTCCCAGCCACCGCATTTGCAGCCTCCGGCGCGCCACAG TTGAGCAGCAGTGGTGCTAAGGCTATTTATGAGACATTGAAGAACATCGACACATTGTTTGGAACTGACGAACAGCCGACGATGTGGGACCAACAGAAGTTGGAGTATTTTCAGAACATTATCTACCGTCAGATTGAAGAGAGCAAATGT ATGATGGACAGTGTGGATACAAGTGATTATCCCATCAGGGCAGAGGGCCTGAAGACGTACTTTGGGAACATTGCAGCAGTCCTAAAAGAAAAG AATTTCAGTTACTGCGCCTGGGAAGTGGTTCGAAAAGAGCTCCTGTACACCCTAGAATTCATTCTGAAACATAACTCTGATAGCCTTCTGTGGTCCAACAGATCATGA
- the LOC129832721 gene encoding interferon alpha-6-like codes for MAIQTITWMSAFLCLVQVFSMPMPCQLQGQLVRTTHNLLRDMGGRFPLECLQENVVMSFPATAFATSGAPQLSSSGAKAIYETLKNIDTLFGTDELPTMWDQQKLEYFQNIIYRQIEESKCMMGSVDTSDYPIRAEGLKTYFGNIAAVLKEKNFSYCAWEVVRKELLYTLEFILKHNSDSLLWSNRT; via the exons ATGGCAATTCAGACTATCACTTGGATGAGCGCCTTCCTCTGCCTCGTGCAAGTTTTCTCGATGCCCATGCCTTGCCAGCTACAAGGACAGCTGGTGCGaacaacccacaacctactgaGAGACATG GGGGGTCGTTTTCCTCTGGAGTGCCTGCAGGAGAATGTGGTCATGTCATTCCCAGCCACCGCATTTGCAACCTCCGGCGCGCCACAG TTGAGCAGCAGTGGTGCTAAGGCAATTTATGAGACATTGAAGAACATCGACACATTGTTTGGAACTGACGAACTGCCGACAATGTGGGACCAACAGAAGTTGGAGTATTTTCAGAACATTATCTACCGTCAGATTGAAGAGAGCAAATGT aTGATGGGCAGTGTGGATACAAGTGATTATCCCATCAGGGCAGAGGGCCTGAAGACGTACTTTGGGAACATTGCAGCAGTCCTAAAAGAAAAG AATTTCAGTTACTGCGCCTGGGAAGTGGTTCGAAAAGAGCTCCTGTACACCCTAGAATTCATTCTGAAACACAACTCTGATAGCCTTCTGTGGTCCAACAGAACATGA
- the LOC129832724 gene encoding interferon alpha-1-like, whose product MAIQTITWMSAFLCLVQVFSMPMPCQLQGQLVRTTHNLLRDMGGHFPLECLQENVVMSFPATAFATSGAPQLSSSGAKAIYETLKNIDTLFGTDELPTMWDQHKLEYFQNIIYRQIEESKCMMGSVDTSDYPIRAEGLKTYFRNIAAVLKEKNFSYCAWEVVRKELLYTLEFILKHNSDSLLWSNRT is encoded by the exons ATGGCAATTCAGACTATCACTTGGATGAGCGCCTTCCTCTGCCTCGTGCAAGTTTTCTCGATGCCCATGCCTTGCCAGCTACAAGGACAGCTGGTGCGaacaacccacaacctactgaGAGACATG GGGGGTCATTTTCCTCTAGAGTGCCTGCAGGAGAATGTCGTCATGTCATTCCCAGCCACCGCATTTGCAACCTCCGGCGCGCCACAG TTGAGCAGCAGTGGTGCTAAGGCTATTTATGAGACATTGAAGAACATCGACACATTGTTTGGGACCGACGAACTGCCGACGATGTGGGACCAACATAAATTGGAGTATTTTCAGAACATTATCTACCGTCAGATTGAAGAGAGCAAATGT ATGATGGGCAGTGTGGATACAAGTGATTATCCCATCAGGGCAGAGGGCCTGAAGACGTACTTTAGGAACATTGCAGCAGTCCTAAAAGAAAAG AATTTCAGCTACTGCGCCTGGGAAGTGGTTCGAAAAGAGCTCCTGTACACCCTAGAATTCATTCTGAAACACAACTCTGATAGCCTTCTGTGGTCCAACAGAACATGA
- the LOC129832725 gene encoding interferon alpha-6-like — protein sequence MAIQTITWMSAFLCLVQVFSMPMPCQLQGQLVRTTHNLLRDMGGHFPLECLQENIVMSFPATAFATSGAPQLSSSGAKAIYETLKNIDTLFGTDELPTMWDQQKLEYFQNIIYRQIEESKCMMGSVDTSDYPIRAEGLKTYFGNIAAVLKEKNFSYCAWEVVRKELLYTLEFILKHNSDSLLWSNRT from the exons ATGGCAATTCAGACTATCACTTGGATGAGCGCCTTCCTCTGCCTTGTGCAAGTTTTCTCGATGCCCATGCCTTGCCAGCTACAAGGACAGCTGGTGCGaacaacccacaacctactgaGAGACAtg GGGGGTCATTTTCCTCTAGAGTGCCTGCAGGAGAATATCGTCATGTCATTCCCAGCCACCGCATTTGCAACCTCCGGCGCGCCACAG TTGAGCAGCAGTGGTGCGAAGGCAATTTATGAGACATTGAAGAACATCGACACATTGTTTGGAACCGACGAGCTGCCGACAATGTGGGACCAACAGAAGTTGGAGTATTTTCAGAACATTATCTACCGTCAGATTGAAGAGAGCAAATGT ATGATGGGCAGTGTGGATACAAGTGATTATCCCATCAGGGCAGAGGGCCTGAAGACGTACTTTGGGAACATTGCAGCAGTCCTAAAAGAAAAG AATTTCAGTTACTGCGCCTGGGAAGTGGTTCGAAAAGAGCTCCTGTACACCCTAGAGTTCATTCTGAAACATAACTCTGATAGCCTTCTGTGGTCCAACAGAACATGA